One window from the genome of Hydractinia symbiolongicarpus strain clone_291-10 chromosome 1, HSymV2.1, whole genome shotgun sequence encodes:
- the LOC130630653 gene encoding Krueppel-like factor 9, whose product MVYTPRNEIDKAASCLLSMSRQVTSTYNGEETLERAALILASLKESRCRDVDRDQEIKESSSESCFLTPPRSNTSSPVNDMLKCEENISEEGENISANVPCNKNDLQQEKHFSNEKNKFCGIHTFEETSTKRKMADIGTKSDEAKKKTHVCPYENCTKMYGKSSHLKAHMRVHTGERPFLCTWSSGEVTCSKRFARSDELARHYRVHTGEKNYVCPVCSKRFMRSDHLAKHARRHPNYDPITKSVRKDKEQPKSQPFSILPMHAIKPEGRAFHPSFERNYYPVSNMPLNTFVLSQTFEQMNFTPSNKTRIYPPHTIQKIATG is encoded by the coding sequence ATGGTTTACACTCCCAGAAATGAAATAGACAAAGCAGCAAGCTGCTTACTATCAATGTCAAGACAAGTTACCTCAACTTATAACGGAGAAGAAACCTTAGAACGAGCTGCTCTTATTCTAGCCAGCTTAAAAGAATCGCGATGCCGCGATGTTGATAGGGATcaagaaataaaagaaagttCAAGTGAAAGTTGTTTCTTAACGCCACCAAGAAGTAACACTTCCTCGCCCGTCAACGATATGTTAAAATGCGAAGAAAACATTTCCGAAGAAGGTGAAAATATAAGCGCTAATGTACCCTGTAATAAAAATGACCTACAACAAGAAAAACACTTTAGCAAcgagaaaaacaaattttgtggtATTCACACTTTTGAAGAAACCAGCACTAAAAGAAAAATGGCTGACATTGGTACAAAATCGGATGAAGCAAAAAAGAAAACGCACGTTTGCCCTTATGAGAACTGTACAAAGATGTACGGAAAAAGTTCACATTTAAAGGCTCACATGAGAGTTCACACAGGAGAGCGTCCATTTTTATGTACATGGAGCTCTGGCGAAGTTACTTGTAGCAAAAGATTTGCTCGTTCAGACGAACTTGCACGACATTACCGCGTTCACActggagaaaaaaattatgtatgtCCTGTGTGTTCAAAAAGATTTATGAGAAGCGACCATTTAGCCAAGCATGCCCGTCGACATCCAAACTACGATCCCATTACTAAGTCAGTAAGGAAGGATAAGGAACAGCCAAAAAGTCAACCATTTTCTATTCTTCCCATGCATGCAATTAAACCAGAAGGACGTGCATTTCATCCTAGCTTTGAACGGAATTACTACCCAGTAAGCAATATGCCTTTAAATACATTTGTTTTGTCCCAAACGTTTGAGCAGATGAATTTTACTCCGTcaaacaaaacaagaatttaCCCTCCACATACGATACAAAAGATAGCTACTGGTTAA